In a genomic window of Rhinoderma darwinii isolate aRhiDar2 chromosome 10, aRhiDar2.hap1, whole genome shotgun sequence:
- the LOC142662696 gene encoding protein RoBo-1-like, translating to MNSLSTTFLIVFCALLGSAFSHQCIYCLSTNSTVCNETEVECIGERCMTGSQYYHNDDKVFYSIYKGCANESLCGAMGSMTRDFNVKIRIYASCCTGNKCNTDAFQLPAEDPKPNGVKCPSCYSKGTTKECTSTRPMKCTGSEKQCINYRGTVSNPDGSVEKYSVKSCINYDGCLNNFNCLIKVEEQNRVFLKC from the exons ATGAACTCATTATCCACTACTTTCCTCATCGTCTTCTGTGCTTTGCTGGGCTCAG CATTTTCCCATCAATGCATATATTGCCTGTCTACCAACTCCACCGTGTGTAACGAAACTGAAGTTGAATGTATTGGAGAACGATGTATGACCGGCTCCCAATACTATCACAATG ACGACAAAGTATTCTATTCAATCTATAAAGGATGCGCCAATGAATCTCTGTGTGGAGCTATGGGATCGATGACTCGCGATTTCAATGTTAAAATCAGAATTTACGCATCTTGCTGTACTGGAAATAAGTGCAACACTGACGCATTTCAGc TTCCTGCAGAAGATCCAAAACCAAATGGTGTAAAATGTCCATCCTGCTACAGTAAGGGAACTACTAAGGAATGTACGAGCACCAGGCCTATGAAGTGCACTGGAAGCGAGAAACAATGTATAAACTATAGGGGGACAGTAAGCAATCCAG ATGGGAGTGTGGAGAAATACTCCGTAAAGTCATGTATTAACTATGACGGATGCTTGAATAATTTTAACTGTCTAATCAAAGTGGAGGAGCAAAATAGGGTTTTTCTGAAATGCTAA